A single genomic interval of Lathyrus oleraceus cultivar Zhongwan6 chromosome 7, CAAS_Psat_ZW6_1.0, whole genome shotgun sequence harbors:
- the LOC127105359 gene encoding Golgi SNAP receptor complex member 1-1 yields the protein MEVPTSWDSLRKQARKLEAQLDEQMNAYRKLVSTNVSTKGDAAESDLESWIERLIKQLQQVNSHMQAWVSSGGSDMVSHTLTRHQEILQDLAQEFYRLRSSHRAKQEHASLLDDFKEFDRSRLDLEEGGESEQHTLLREHAAISRNTGHMDGVISQAQATLGALVFQRSTFGGINSKLSNVGSRLPTVNNILSAIKRKKSMDTLILSLVASVCTFLILIYWITK from the exons ATGGAGGTTCCTACTTCATGGGATTCCCTTCGCAAACAG GCAAGAAAACTTGAAGCTCAATTGGATGAGCAGATGAACGCTTATCGTAAATTGGTTTCTACCAATGTTTCGACAAAAGGTGATGCTGCAGAGAGTGATCTAGAGTCTTGGATTGAGCGGTTAATAAAACAACTCCAACAAGTAAACTCACATATGCAAGCGTGGGTGTCATCTGGTGGTTCAGATATGGTTTCTCATACTTTGACTAGACACCAAGAAATTCTTCAAGATCTCGCACAG GAATTTTATCGTCTCCGCTCAAGTCATCGAGCAAAGCAAGAACATGCTTCACTTTTAGACGATTTTAAAGAATTTGATAGATCAAGATTAGACTTGGAAGAGGGTGGTGAATCTGAACAGCATACACTTCTAAGAGAGCATGCAGCTATCAGTCGAAATACCGGACAT ATGGACGGTGTAATTTCACAAGCACAAGCAACACTAGGAGCACTTGTCTTCCAACGTTCAACGTTTGGTGGCATCAATTCAAAGCTCAGCAACGTCGGCAGTCGCCTCCCTACG GTAAATAACATACTGTCGGCAATAAAGCGAAAAAAGTCAATGGATACCCTTATACTTTCACTTGTGGCATCTGTATGCACATTTCTCATTTTGATCTACTGGATAACCAAATGA